In the Gammaproteobacteria bacterium genome, TGGCTTTCACCTGGATTGGTCCGGTGTTTTTTGTGGCATTAGGAACTAAACTCATTTTCTATCCTGATGTCTTTATCTCAGTGTTACCTGAGTCTTTACTGTTGTTCGCCGGGTTATTTATCGGACAAATTGCCTCGGCTGCTATTGCTGCTTATTACACCGGTAAATTCGACTGGCCTTCGAGTTTGATGATTGGTTTTGGGATGTTGGGTCGAGCTGAGTTGGCATTTGTTGTCATGAATATTGCATTCGTACAATACAAAATCATGACTTTGGAGGCATTCTATACACTCATGCTGACTGCATTTTTACTCAATGTTTCTGTTCCATTGAATATTCGTTGGTGGAAAACCAAATTTAAAAATTAAGGGGCACAACGAGAATTACTATAAAGTTGTGCTTTTTGCATAATTTTCACGAAAGCCTGTTCTTGGTTATTGCTTATAACTGTGATGATTCTTTGTACAGCATCGCCTAGCGCATTGAGTGTCGAACTGGAATAGTTATTCAATTTTTGAATTTCAAAGTATAAGTGCGGATTCTCTGAAACCACATTTTCGCCAATGGCAAATTGCGCATCAAACGTCGTACTTGATAATTTAGACAAAGTTCCTGCGGCTTCACCGGATTCAGACAAAACCAGCATAAAGGCAATGTTTACAATATGAGATAGTCCGAGAATATAAGCAACCAAACGATCGTGGTCTTCCAGTTGCATATCAATTTGCTCCGCCATAGTTGGTTTAAATAACTGTTTGACCTTTTCAACAGATGCCGAATCACCCATATTGATAAAAATCACGTGCTTATTGGAAAGTAGTTTCACATCGGGACCAAACATTGGATGAATTGAAACCACCTTACAACCGGCATCCGATAACTGCATCAGTGGTAATTTCAGCGGACTCTTAATCGAGCCAATATCTAATACAATTCCTTTCGGTTTGAGAGTTGCCAAATCTTTTAGAATTTTTCCGCTGGCATCAATGGGTGCAGCAACAATGATATAATCATAATCCAGTTTCACAGTTTTATAATCGACATTATTCTCTTCCTGATTAATATCAGAGATATCAACTCTAAAACCTTGATTACTCAGGAAACGAGCAAACCATTGCCCCATTTTTCCGCAACCGCCAATAATTAAAGCGGACTTTTCAAACCCGAAATCCGATGTGTTTATCTTTTGATTTTCCTGTTTTTCCAGAGAAGTCTTAATAATTAAGGTAAAAATTTGCTTAACAATATCACTGTCAACATTTTTTTGTTTGGCAACTTTTATAACATTATCAATAACTTGCTTCTCTCTCTCATAATCTCTTGTGGGAGATTTTGTGTCAAGTTTCACAGAACCGATTGCATCAACATTCATTTGTCGTTCAGCCAAAAGGGCTACAATTTGCTCATCAATTGTATCAAGGTTCTTTCGCAATTCATTGAGTTTTGATATATCCATTGGAGAGGGGTTTATCTTCGTTAAAAAATGGGTTAAGATTGTAGCAATTATTTACATTTATACTTAGCATTTGAGGAATTATTATGAAAAAAGTGTTGTTTGCATTATTTGCAGTAATGATGGCAGGCACAGCTCTGGCTGCTGATGACAGACCGGTTGTTGCCGTTTTAGAATTTAAGAATGAAACTCAAGCCTACTGGTGGCAAAGTGGTGTCGGCCGTGAGCTGAGCGACATGTTATCCAATGAACTTATGAATACAGGTGTATTCAAAGTTGTTGAGAGAAGAAAACTGGATGGTGTACTTTCTGAGCAAGACTTAGGCGCATCCGGACGTGTTTCAAAAAGCAGTGCTGCAAAAATGGGACAATTAACCGGTGCAAAATACTTGGTTACCGGTTCTGTTTCCAATTTTGAAGAAACCGGCGGTAAAGGCGGTGGGGTCAGTTTTAAAGGAATTTCTGTTGGTGGCAATAAGAAAACTTCAACAATCGGCATTGATATCAGAGTAATTGATTCAACAACAGGAGTTGTTGAATACGCAAGAACTGTTACAGCAACAGCTAAAAGTGGTGGAATGAGCCTGGGTCTAAGCCGTGGTGGCTTTGGCGGTGCGTTAGCTAGCGAAAAGAAAACTCCGGCCGGTAAAGCGATTCGTGCAGTTATCATTGAAATTACAGACTATTTGGCTTGCGCAATGTATGACCAAGACTCATGTATGGATGAATACAGAGACAAAGAACGCAGAAGACGTAACAAAGCAAAAGGTGATGTTGATTTAGATTAATAATGGCATCAAAGTGATTGAAAAAGCCGGATTAACTCCGGCTTTTTTTATGCTACAGAATATTCAATACATGAACTTGTCCATGCCCGACAATCTATAAACTTATAAATAATTGTAAAAACATAAACCCATGGCCAATCTTTTGGGGCTTTCGAATACCTTATTAACAATTAGCTGTTTTCTAAATGCCTCAGGTTGTTTTTTTAGTATTCAATTATCTGGAATATAAAAATAGCAATACCACTAATGATAGTATTTATGTTATTCGAGCATTTCGCCTGGATTAAGACTTGTCGATTCATTTTACATTGTATGTAAACTTATGATTCTCAATAAAAAACCCCTGAGTTCATCAGGGGTTTAATTTATGTGTCTAATTCAGATAAAACACTGTTTATGGTGGTGGCGGAGAACCTTCAAAACCATCCATAAATATTAAATCAACAGGCACATCACAAGTACCAAATGAACCGGAATTAGTAATAACAATGTCATCTATTTTCCAATCACCACCACCGACACTTTGGTCTGTACCCATTCTCCATCTAATTTGAGCGACTTGTGCTTGGTATGGAGATAAATCAACTTCGATTAGTGTAAATGATGCTTGTTGTCCATTCCATGCGCGTCTTGCTCCTAATGGTTGACCAAATCCTCCATTCAAAGTGACATCGTAAGAACCTGTTGTCATGTTCGACTCCAAATCAGTCCAGTTAGCGCCACCATCAACAGTTATTTCGAGAACCCCACCATCATAACTCGTTTCAAAGTTATATTTATGATAGAAACTCAAGACCGAAGTTGCTGAAGGAGAGAACTCCCTGGTTATTATTGATTTATCTGAAGCAGAACTTACATCGGTTGAAACAAAAGCAGCACCTGTGCCATTGGTATTATCATCCCCGATTTCAATACGCCAATCATCGGCACCTGTAGCTGCATTATGAGACCAACCAGCAGCTTCGGCATCTGAAATTGTTGTATAACTTTCTAAATTATCATCAAAAGGTTGTGGTGTAATTGGACCGGTTGGAAATGCTGAATCCTCTGTGATATTGCTGTCTTCTACTGAATTATCAGTATCATAAGCTCTAACCACGTAGAAATAATCCACATCAGAAGTTAGACCACCAATATTATCAAGAAAAGTATTAGCATTGACTCCTGTGGCGATTTGATTAGCCGGTGATGGAGTAAATCCACTTGTAGTCGAACGATATACTGAATAATTTAACGCACCTTGACTGTTCGGACACTGGGAGCTCGCTGCATCCCAATTGAGTGTAACACTACAAGATTGCGTCGCATTGTTACTCGCAGAGGTAATTCCTGCAAATGTTGGTGCAAGTGTGCATAAACCTGTAGCGGTTGCATTCACTTCATTTGAATTTGATGTCAAACACGCGCCACCATCAGAAGCTTTAACAATGTAATAATAAACTGTACCACCCGAAACTGCTGTATCATTATAAGTATATGATCCCGTACTTCCGGTACCCGGACTAGTATCTGCTACCGTATCAATGAGTACATAACCAGTCCCCATTGTTGTTGAACGATAGATTTTATACTCTATCATTTCAGGTGTTGCTGAGTCATCCCATGAAACATCAATTTGATTGTCATTTGGAACAGTTGCTCCGGTTACATTAATGGTATCCAATGAAAGCTGACATCCGCATTGCTCAAATTTGAATGCACCAATTCTTGTACTCCAATTTGAGGAAGCGTTGTATTGAGCTGTATACCAGAATGTACATTCGTCAACAGGATCGACATTCAATGATGAATAGTCACCATATCTTCCTGAGCTATTTGAGCCACTGCCTTCAATAATTGAATTCTCACCTCTTGGCATTGTTCCGGCAGGATCATCTGTCAAACGTCCGGCATAACGCATACCCGGGAAAACAGAACTACTGGATGTGTTGTAACCGATTGCAATATTGCCATCACCATCCATAGCAGCTGATGCCATCCAACGATGAACTCCATCATTGAGAGTATATGTTCCTTCATCTTTAAGAACCCAGTCATTTCCGCTTGTTGAAGCTGCCGGTCTTTCCAGTTGCCACCAACGAACACCATGATAATCATTGCCATCAACATCAGTAACCATATTACCGACTAGATATTGTTTATCATCAATCGTTCTGTGTTGAACTCGCCACATCAAAGGTTGTTTCAAAGGAAATAGATTGGTTGCTCCGTTTGGTTGCGGAACAGATAAATCACCAAAGTTACTTCCGCCAAGATGTGTATCGAACTCGCTGACATGAATGTTTATCGGACCTGTTATGGCACTGTTTGCAGGAGTATCAAAATCAGTTGTGAACTCCCATAATTCCAATACATCATCCGGAGGATTATCACCATGATACTCACCATCACGGTGACGCATGAATATTCCCGGAGCCCCTTGTGGCGGTAAAGTTTCACCATCGGCATCAGCAGGCATCATGTGTTGAAAACCGAAACCCGGCAATCCAACTGTTGTAAATACTTGATATCCTCTGGCAGGATTACCAAGTAACATATTCTCTCTGTCGAAAGCATATTGACGATTGCTTTCATTCGCACCGGCATAATAAGCATCACCCCAGACTCCAAATTTAGGATAATCAGGCAAACCTCCGGATGCTGAAGTGAATTCATAGATATACCAAGTGCTGCTACTTTGTCCTAATGGATCATGAGTTTTTGAAATGTACATACAAAAGGAATTACTGGTAAACTCAGTAAATACCCAACGACCTTTCGGTTGACCTTGACCGTTATCAGCAAACTGATCAAACAGAACAACAGGGTCACCTCGTCCGCCACCGCAACCGGTACCTGAACCATTTGCTATCGTATCCATAACAAATTGTGCGGCTGTAGAACCATCAGATTTATCAATAATCATAATAATTGAACTACTACTGTTATTGATTGTTTGAACATAATAATTGATACCAACATCGCCATTCGTATCAGAAGGATTTACTCCGGTGAATCCTGCACCATCCAAGTTATAGAGAAGATTATCAAACGGATCTGTTCCAAATGTAGAGGCAGCATCCACTTGTTTTTGTGCCAAAGCATCAAAACCAAACCCACGGCCTGCAGGCTGTGGTCTAACCCAGTCTTTCGGACGATTGAACTTGACCGGAATTTCCTTTATCGGATCACCCGGTTTCCATTGAGTTGGAGCCGGTAAATTTTTCAAATTAACCGTGACTACGGCCGGTGTGACTGTGTCTCCAACAAATTCTGCACCATAACGTGTCTGCGTGCTGTCAGCAGCAAATATCGTATTTGCAAATAGCAAACCCAACACAGAAAGTATAGGCTGGCTTTTTTTCGATTTTATCATTTCTACCTCTCTTTATTTATAAATTTGTTCAATTTCAACCAGTTGAATAAAACCGGTATCTGTTTGAATCTTTGCTGTATCAAAAAATTTATCTTGATTGTAACTGGCTACTCTGTTTTCAATTTTTTTATTCTTCAAAACATTTAAAGAGTTACTAGTTACAACACTTCCGGTAATAGTTTGCACAAAGGGCCGGTTATCTTCATGAAAATATAAAGAAACACTTCCATCATATGTTTTCAAGTTCACTTCATCTGATGATTCGTTACTCAACAATGTGTATGAAATATTCCCGTGTTTGGTAAATAAATCTGCGAACCCAGTCGATTTTAGCTCAATATCTGAAGATTCAGAGACAACTTTTAATTGATTTTCCAGTTTTTTACTACTGAGATTCCCTTTCTCAATTTTTATGTCTAATTCAACTCCTTTGGGAACAATTATTGCCACATCAACTCTTTCCAATGAGTTTTCTGTTGGCAGATTTTTATAAGAAACTTTTAACGATAAGACTCCATCTTTGAGTTCTTCATCAATACTTGCTCTGAATGTTTTGGAATACTGCGAAACTGCATGAAATACCAAATTCTTTTCAGTCGTTTGTCTCAACCGAATATCGCCATGATTATTCTCGATGATAACTTTTGAAATTTTAGCTGTATTTTTTTCTATATGAAAACGCTCTGCTTCAATTAAACTCTGCTCTGCAACAGCAACAGACAGAGCCATAATCAGTAATATTGTTATTGTTTTCAACAATGTCTCCATAATAAACGCATCCTTACAATAATATCTTATAACAATATGTTTTAACAATTATTCCTTAATTTTTATCATTTTGAGTTGCAAACAATGATTACATGAAATATATTTCACTTATTGAAATTAATTACAATCATGAATCAGCTCGACTTAGCAACAAAAGCAGCATGGCTTGCATACATTGGCGGGTACACTCAAAGTGAAGTCGCCAAAAAACTGAATATCTCATCGGTGAAAGCTCACAGGTTGATAGCTCATGCTCATGCTAATAATGTCGTCAAAATTTTTGTTGAGGGCGAAATTATCGAGTGTGTGGAACTTGAGGAAAAAATTTCAAAACAGTTTAACCTTGATTCGTGCATCGTTGCTCCAACAATTGAAGGAGTTGATTCTTTTAAGTCTGTGGGTGCTGCCGGTGCTTCTTTTTTATACAATTTACTTAAAAACAATAAAAATAAAACAGTCGGAGTGGGAAAAGGTCGGTCTTTATCGGCAGTTGTCGAAAACCTTCCGCATTTTCAAACTGAAAACATCAAATTTGTTTCTGTTTCCGGCGGATTAACACGCCGATTTTCAACAAATCCCTACGATGTGATTCACAGACTGGCAGAAAGAACCAATTCAGAGGCATTCTTCTTGCCGGTTCCATATATGGCCAAAGATGAATCCGAGAAACAGATGTTACTTGAGCAAAACAGTGTCCGGCAAATGTTGGACTTTGCTAAACAAGCAGAAATCTACTTAGTTGGAATTGGTTCGATTGAAAGTAATGCTCATGTTCATGAAAGCGGACTCATTGAAGAGTCAATCTGGGATAAAATGATTAAAAATCAAGCCGTTGGCGATTTTATGGGTCGTTTTCTTGATACCAATGGCAATGAATTACAAGATAGTGACAACAATTTATCACTCGGACTGTCTTCTGAAGATATCAGAGGAAAAAAAGTGATTGCGATTGTTGGTGGCAGTCAAAAAGGTAAAGTCACACAAGCCGTTTTACAAAGAAATATCATCACCGATTTAATTATCAGTGAAGAATCAGCAAAAGAATTAATTAAATTAATGAAATCCTATGAATAGTAAAATTGAAAGAAATCCCGGAGTTCCTTTTAATCCGGATTGGGTTGAATGTATTCAAGTCAATAAAAGTGCCGTTGAACGTCGAGCTGCTTCCTACAGCGGAAGACGTTCGATCAAAAAACAACACCAGGCTGCCTGGCTGTTAAAGGCTATCAGTTGTATCGACCTCACAACTCTCTCCGGTGATGACACCGAAAGACGAGTCCGCAGACTTTGTGAAAAAGCCAAGAAGCCGATTCGTAATG is a window encoding:
- a CDS encoding cation:proton antiporter; the protein is MIAVAVGLLAHYFGFHPAIGAYMAGLVIHSDYFDFHKEHNTNYFEQSRRIVDNVAFTWIGPVFFVALGTKLIFYPDVFISVLPESLLLFAGLFIGQIASAAIAAYYTGKFDWPSSLMIGFGMLGRAELAFVVMNIAFVQYKIMTLEAFYTLMLTAFLLNVSVPLNIRWWKTKFKN
- a CDS encoding sugar-binding transcriptional regulator, with product MNQLDLATKAAWLAYIGGYTQSEVAKKLNISSVKAHRLIAHAHANNVVKIFVEGEIIECVELEEKISKQFNLDSCIVAPTIEGVDSFKSVGAAGASFLYNLLKNNKNKTVGVGKGRSLSAVVENLPHFQTENIKFVSVSGGLTRRFSTNPYDVIHRLAERTNSEAFFLPVPYMAKDESEKQMLLEQNSVRQMLDFAKQAEIYLVGIGSIESNAHVHESGLIEESIWDKMIKNQAVGDFMGRFLDTNGNELQDSDNNLSLGLSSEDIRGKKVIAIVGGSQKGKVTQAVLQRNIITDLIISEESAKELIKLMKSYE
- a CDS encoding bifunctional chorismate mutase/prephenate dehydrogenase produces the protein MDISKLNELRKNLDTIDEQIVALLAERQMNVDAIGSVKLDTKSPTRDYEREKQVIDNVIKVAKQKNVDSDIVKQIFTLIIKTSLEKQENQKINTSDFGFEKSALIIGGCGKMGQWFARFLSNQGFRVDISDINQEENNVDYKTVKLDYDYIIVAAPIDASGKILKDLATLKPKGIVLDIGSIKSPLKLPLMQLSDAGCKVVSIHPMFGPDVKLLSNKHVIFINMGDSASVEKVKQLFKPTMAEQIDMQLEDHDRLVAYILGLSHIVNIAFMLVLSESGEAAGTLSKLSSTTFDAQFAIGENVVSENPHLYFEIQKLNNYSSSTLNALGDAVQRIITVISNNQEQAFVKIMQKAQLYSNSRCAP
- a CDS encoding CsgG/HfaB family protein: MKKVLFALFAVMMAGTALAADDRPVVAVLEFKNETQAYWWQSGVGRELSDMLSNELMNTGVFKVVERRKLDGVLSEQDLGASGRVSKSSAAKMGQLTGAKYLVTGSVSNFEETGGKGGGVSFKGISVGGNKKTSTIGIDIRVIDSTTGVVEYARTVTATAKSGGMSLGLSRGGFGGALASEKKTPAGKAIRAVIIEITDYLACAMYDQDSCMDEYRDKERRRRNKAKGDVDLD